The genomic segment AAAAATGACCCACGTTCTGAAAAAATCAACCTAGGTGTTGGTATTTACAAAGACGAGTCAGGTCAAACCCCTGTATTGAAAACAGTAAAAAAAGCAGAAGCAGTATTGCTTGATACTGAAAAAACAAAATCATATCTAACCATTCAAGGTACAGCAGAATATGGACTTGCTGTTCAAAAACTGTTGTTTGGTGCTGAAGCAGAAGTTATTACAGACAAACGAGCACAAACAGCTCAGGCGCCAGGTGGTACTGGTGCATTACGAGTTGCTGGTGAGTTCATTAAGCGTCAACTTGGCGATGTGAAAATTTGGATCAGTAACCCTACTTGGGCAAACCACATTGGTGTATTTACTGCCGCTGGCATTGAAACAGCACAATACAGTTACTACAATGCTGAAACTAAATCAAAAGATTTCGCTGCAATGTTAGCAGACCTACAACAAGCTGAAGCTGGTGATGTTGTACTTCTTCACGGTTGCTGCCATAACCCTACGGGTATTGATCCAACGGCATCTGAGTGGGAAGAGTTAGCAAAACTATGTTCAGAAAAAGGGCTACTACCTTTATTTGATTTTGCATACCAAGGCTTTGCTAAAGGTGTTGAAGAAGATGCTTCAGGCCTTCGTACTTTCGCTCAATACTGCCCAGAATTATTAGTGGCAAGTTCATTCTCGAAAAACTTCGGTCTATACAACGAACGTGTTGGTGCATTTACACTGGTAGCAAAAGATGCCGCTGTTGCTTCTGATGCTTTCTCTCAAGTAAAAGCAATCATTCGCTCTATCTACTCTAATCCACCAGCACACGGTGCTGCTGTCGTTACGCACATTCTAAATAATGATGCGCTGCGTACTGAGTGGGAGCAAGAAGTTGCTGAGATGCGTGACCGTATCCAAGAAATGCGTACTCTTTTTGTAACAACACTAAAAGAACAAGGTGTTAAAGCAGATTTTAGCTTCATTGAAGGTCAGAATGGCATGTTCTCTTTCTCTGGTCTATCTAAAGAGCAAGTTAACCGCTTAAAAGATGAGTTTGCAATTTACATTGTTGGCTCTGGCCGTATAAGTGTTGCTGGTATGACAAAAGACAATATGCTTCCTTTATGTAAAGGGATTGCAGCGGTTCTTTAATTCTCTACTAATTGCTTAAAATCAATTGAAAGGCGCTTAATTTAGCGCCTTTATTATTTCAAAAGCATTTGTTATCTCAATAATATAATGTTGGCAATTTCAGTTATTATCTGTTTATTATTACTTCTGTTTTCTTGCTTGAATAACAATATTTCGAGGGGTTTCTTCTTTTAAGCAAAACTCACCAATACGAACGTCATACCCCGCCTCTTCCATTAGTAAAGCACGATCTAAGCAAAGCCAAATTTCTAGGGGGCGTTTAAATAAGTGCTGTATCAAATCGCATTTTTCCATCATCACAAATGCTTTTTTCCCTTTTTCTAACCAGATGTCATAATCAATATCATCCGTTAATGTTAGACCTTTTTTACCCGCAGCCCAATGGCAGAACGCACCAAACCCATCACTTAATAATGATTTTTTAATACTAGGAATAGGAAGGTAGCTATCTTTGCTCGTCAATGTTCTTTGCAATGCATCAAAACCTAAACGGAAAGACATTTCTTGTTGACGATGACGTTGAGTTCTTTGCCCTGCAACAACGGTCTCTTGTAAAGGCAGACGTAAGTCATCTTTGGATAAAAGTAAACAAGAATGTGTCGCTAAGTGTGATAAAGCAGAATATTGTGGCTCTTTGGTTAAATGAAAGCAGCAAGGGGAAATAGTTACTGCATCAATCTGTTGTGAGATCCCTTTTGTAAGTAAATTCACATGAAGGTCTCCACACGCATGCAATGCTATTGCGTGTTGCTTCTCTTTTAGTAACTTATCACTTTGTGGAGAAAGAGCATCTCCTTGTCTAAAAGTCATATCTAATTGATGACTTTCTGCATATGATTGTCCACTATCACATAGTGACTGTTGCCATTCTAATGTTATTACCGGTTTGCTTGTCGTTGCAGCTAAAACTCTGCCTAAATAACCTTTGCCGCCACACCACTCTAACCACTCATTTTCTGGTTGATAAAAATCTGCACCTAAAGCACTTAATTTGGTAATTTGTTGCCACTTACGACCACTAATTCCAGAATCTAATCCTTTTAATGTCGCAGCAACAGGAACATCAAACGCCGTCAGTTGACTTAGAGGGTACAGCTTAGATAATTGCGGAATAAAAACAGATAAACGACTGACTAATTCCTCAGGGTTTAATTTTAAATACTGAACATCTTCAAGTGACAATTCATCAAGCCATTCACTCAATTCTATATCTGTGGTACGCCACGGATAATCTGCACAATGAAATGCTGAAAATTGCCAAAAAAAGACCGTTTGAGTTAACAAACGGTCCATATCTAAAAAGTGTTGAGAATGCATGAATGTACCCTAAAAATAGTATCAGGGTGATCTTAGCGGACGGGAAGATTAATGTCTTTAAACATATCTTCAATTTCTTGATTATTTTTAAGCATTATCGCTTGTTCAACGATTGGGCGTGTTAGATGCGGTGCAAAGCGTTCCATAAAATCAAACATGTAGCTCTTTAAGAACGAGCCGCGTTTAAACCCTATGGTCGTAGTACTGGCATCAAAGATATGACTTGCATCTAAAGCAACCAAATCAGAATCTCTGTCTGGATCCATTGCCATACTTGCAATAACACCAACACCAATCCCCAGACGAACATAAGTTTTAATCACATCTGCATCTGTCGCTGTAAAGACAATTCTAGGTTTTAATCCTGCCTTATTAAAAGCACTATCTAGCGCTGAACGTCCAGTAAAGCCAAATACATATGTTACCAAATCATAGGTTGCTAAATCTTCAATCGTAATCTTTGATTTTTGAGCCAATGGGTGGTCTTTAGTCACTACAATCGAACGATTCCAATGATAACAAGGCAACATGATTGCATCTTGATACAAATGTAGGGCTTCGGTTGCAATGGCAAAATCTGCCGTGCCTTTTGCTATCGCATCAGACATTTGCGCTGGTGTACCTTGATGCATATGTAACGAGACATCAGCATAACGATTTTTAAATCCTTTAATTACATCAGGTAAAGCATAACGAGCTTGTGTATGTGTTGTCGTTATATTTAACGTTCCTTTTTCAGGATTAGTATGCTCCCCTGCTACCGACTTAATGCTTTCAACACGAGATAAGATCTCACGAGATATTTTAATAATTTCATTACCCGATGGGGTTACTCTTGTTAGATGCTTACCACTTCGCTCAAAAATCTGCACACCTAACTCATCCTCTAAAAGACGAACTTGCTTACTGATGCCAGGTTGAGAGGTATATAACGATTCTGCTGTAGAAGAAACATTAAGACTGTGGTTTACCACTTCAACAATGTACTTTAATTGCTGTAATTTCATTCTTTATTTCCTGTAATCCTTTACATCAAACTAATCATTCTTATTCAATACTGTTATATACCTATTTCTATATATTTTCAAAGTGTTATGCTTAAATCATACAGCATCGAACAATTAACAAACAAATACATTAAAGAAATGTGAACAAATGTCGATAACGTATAGGTAATCCCGAGTATAATAACACTCTTATTAAACTAATTTATCAGGGTTAGCGAAAGCCTTGCTATTCATTTAGTTTACAAGGTGTTACACTGATGATCATTATGACTGGATGTATGATATAAAATATGAATATTGCTCTTATAATTGGACTTTTTGCAATTCTACTGACTTTAATTATTGGCTATAACGTCATTGTTCAATACAGAACAAAGATTGAATCAGCTAAGAAACAAGAGTCTGCAAAACATATGGTTATTATTGATTCCACAGAAGAATTAATCGGTAATGCTCATCATTTACCTTATAGTAAAGAACTACTTGTTTGTCTAAATCAGCGGATCCTTGATGCGTTACGCGCCATTGCAGACCTTGACCCAAACGATCGTAGTTATGCTGGTCGCATTGAAAATATGGAGCAACAGCTTCAACAGTTAAAAACAAATTATTCTGGCGGAGATAGCACCAACTTCAAAGTGCCAAGTAATGATAAGCAAGCAATTGTTATGCTGAAATTAGTTAAGCGTCTTCGTGATACATTACGTACAGAGCATAAAAAAGGCCGAGTAAACACTCAAGTTTTCGTGGCTGAAAATGCACGTTTAGAATCTATTCAAGTTCGAATTAATATTGAAAACGTAGTTAAACGTGCTAAAGATGCGACACAGCGTGGCCAAGCTGGTACTGCACGTCAATTACTTAAAAAAGGTATCGACGCACTAGCAAGTAAAAATGATGGTTACTCAAATAAAGCACGTAGCCAACTTCAAGATATGCTTGATGAATTAAACAATAAGACTAA from the Aliivibrio wodanis genome contains:
- the aspC gene encoding aspartate aminotransferase, with product MMTMFEKIAAAPADPILGLTDEFKNDPRSEKINLGVGIYKDESGQTPVLKTVKKAEAVLLDTEKTKSYLTIQGTAEYGLAVQKLLFGAEAEVITDKRAQTAQAPGGTGALRVAGEFIKRQLGDVKIWISNPTWANHIGVFTAAGIETAQYSYYNAETKSKDFAAMLADLQQAEAGDVVLLHGCCHNPTGIDPTASEWEELAKLCSEKGLLPLFDFAYQGFAKGVEEDASGLRTFAQYCPELLVASSFSKNFGLYNERVGAFTLVAKDAAVASDAFSQVKAIIRSIYSNPPAHGAAVVTHILNNDALRTEWEQEVAEMRDRIQEMRTLFVTTLKEQGVKADFSFIEGQNGMFSFSGLSKEQVNRLKDEFAIYIVGSGRISVAGMTKDNMLPLCKGIAAVL
- the cysB gene encoding HTH-type transcriptional regulator CysB encodes the protein MKLQQLKYIVEVVNHSLNVSSTAESLYTSQPGISKQVRLLEDELGVQIFERSGKHLTRVTPSGNEIIKISREILSRVESIKSVAGEHTNPEKGTLNITTTHTQARYALPDVIKGFKNRYADVSLHMHQGTPAQMSDAIAKGTADFAIATEALHLYQDAIMLPCYHWNRSIVVTKDHPLAQKSKITIEDLATYDLVTYVFGFTGRSALDSAFNKAGLKPRIVFTATDADVIKTYVRLGIGVGVIASMAMDPDRDSDLVALDASHIFDASTTTIGFKRGSFLKSYMFDFMERFAPHLTRPIVEQAIMLKNNQEIEDMFKDINLPVR
- a CDS encoding putative membrane protein, with protein sequence MNIALIIGLFAILLTLIIGYNVIVQYRTKIESAKKQESAKHMVIIDSTEELIGNAHHLPYSKELLVCLNQRILDALRAIADLDPNDRSYAGRIENMEQQLQQLKTNYSGGDSTNFKVPSNDKQAIVMLKLVKRLRDTLRTEHKKGRVNTQVFVAENARLESIQVRINIENVVKRAKDATQRGQAGTARQLLKKGIDALASKNDGYSNKARSQLQDMLDELNNKTKKKQDQELQDQLDKTKDDDIDVLFQPKKKW